One window of the Eucalyptus grandis isolate ANBG69807.140 chromosome 6, ASM1654582v1, whole genome shotgun sequence genome contains the following:
- the LOC120294902 gene encoding LOW QUALITY PROTEIN: purple acid phosphatase 18-like (The sequence of the model RefSeq protein was modified relative to this genomic sequence to represent the inferred CDS: inserted 3 bases in 3 codons) codes for MEGKIPTLVLFLCIFSAAVAXQYVRPQPRETLDFPWDRKPSSYPQQVHISLAGDGHMRISWVTDGKSSPSYVEYGTSPGRYDSTAQGESTSYSYLFYSSGKIHHTVIGPLESNTVYFYRCGGEGPEFQLKTPPAEFPVAFAVAGDLGQTGWTKSTLDHIDECKYDVHLLPXDLSYADYIQHRWDTFGELVQPLASARPWMVTQGNHEMENIPLIKDGFQSYNARWKMPYEESGSSSNLYYSFEVAGIHLIMLGSYTDYDEYSEQYNWLKADLXKVDRSRTPWLIVLFHVPWYNSNYAHQGEGDGMMQAMEPLLYAAGVDIVFAGHVHAYERSKRVNGGKPDPCGAVHITIGDGGNREGLAHRYKDPPPEWSVFREASFGHGELKVVNSSHALWSWHRNDDDEPVRSDQLWITSLKSSGCLAEKKHSLRKILMAP; via the exons ATGGAAGGAAAGATCCCGACTTTGGTACTGTTTCTCTGCATCTTCTCGGCTGCCGTCG GCCAGTACGTGCGGCCCCAGCCTCGCGAGACCCTCGATTTCCCGTGGGACCGCAAGCCCTCCTCTTATCCCCAGCAG GTTCACATTTCTTTAGCTGGAGATGGACATATGCGCATTTCATGGGTCACTGATGGTAAATCTTCCCCTTCATACGTGGAATACGGAACATCGCCTGGTCGATATGACTCTACAGCTCAAGGAGAGAGCACTTCTTATAGTTATCTATTTTATAGCTCTGGAAAGATACACCACACGGTGATCGGGCCATTGGAGAGCAACACTGTTTACTTCTACAGATGTGGAGGAGAAGGTCCTGAGTTCCAGCTCAAGACTCCTCCTGCAGAATTTCCGGTTGCTTTCGCTGTGGCAGGAGATTTAGGCCAAACTGGCTGGACTAAATCAACACTAGACCACATTGATGAATGCAAGTACGATGTGCATCTCCTTC GAGATCTGTCCTATGCTGATTACATACAGCATCGCTGGGACACATTTGGTGAGCTGGTGCAGCCACTTGCAAGTGCAAGGCCTTGGATGGTAACACAAGGAAACCACGAGATGGAGAACATTCCACTGATTAAAGATGGATTTCAGTCCTATAATGCAAGGTGGAAGATGCCATATGAGGAGAGCGGATCAAGTTCGAATCTGTACTACTCTTTTGAGGTGGCAGGCATCCATCTCATCATGCTTGGCTCATACACAGACTATGATGAATACTCAGAGCAATATAATTGGTTGAAG GCTGATC TCAAGGTCGATCGCAGTAGAACTCCATGGCTGATCGTATTGTTCCATGTACCTTGGTATAACAGTAACTATGCTCACCAAGGTGAAGGCGATGGGATGATGCAAGCCATGGAACCATTGCTCTATGCAGCTGGGGTGGACATAGTATTTGCAGGACACGTGCATGCTTATGAGCGATCC AAACGTGTCAATGGTGGAAAACCCGATCCTTGCGGTGCCGTTCACATTACCATTGGTGATGGGGGGAACAGAGAAGGTTTAGCTCATAG ATATAAGGACCCCCCGCCAGAGTGGTCTGTCTTCCGTGAAGCCAGCTTTGGTCACGGTGAGCTCAAGGTTGTGAATTCATCACATGCATTATGGAGCTGGCAcaggaatgatgatgatgagccGGTGAGGTCAGACCAGCTGTGGATAACTTCTTTGAAGAGTTCAGGTTGCCTCGCTGAAAAGAAACACTCCTTGAGGAAGATTCTCATGGCTCCTTAG